Below is a genomic region from Triticum dicoccoides isolate Atlit2015 ecotype Zavitan chromosome 5A, WEW_v2.0, whole genome shotgun sequence.
AACGGCCGTTAGGTTTACCGGGGGCCGCCTATAAAGGGGCCGAGGGGGCCGAGCGGAGGAGCCACTACACATCCGGCGTCTTCACAAACGCCGGCTCGCTCTCGCTCCGTCTCCCTCCCTCCTCCCCCGCTCCGCGCCCTCCGCCCCAGATCCcgtcgagccccccgcgcccccgcgTCGAAGATGAGGGAGTGCATCTCGATCCACATCGGGCAGGCCGGCATCCAGGTCGGCAACGCGTGCTGGGAACTTTACTGCCTCGAGCACGGCATCCAGGTTCGCCATACCCCATCTCATCCCATCTCTCGCCCCTCCTCATGTCGAATTCGTATGCGGTTGCTCCGATGGTGTCGATTGGTTGGAGAAGGTTTCCCGTAGCGGGGCCTCTGGATCTGGGCTGCGATTCGGGTTGTGCTGCGAAATGTTTTGCGGTTCAGTTGTCAGATCTTCTCTGGTTTGGAATATTTAGGCTGTAATTGATGCGGGATTTGAACTGTGACGGGATTACTCGATTACCTTCCCGTGTAGGTCTAGTTGTTTTCACGCGGGAATGCGGCAATTAGTGTTCGATCTGCGCGACCCTTCTGAATTCGTCAGGAACATCAACTGTTCGTAGTTCCTAATTTAAGCCTGCGATCTGTGATGCTTAGTCGTTTCGTTTTGTATTTTAGATCTGATATGCAATTGGAGTCCTAGGATCGTGCTTTTCAGGAGACACGAATACACCTCTGTACTAGTTTAGTTTCCACTTTTGTGTGAAATCTCAGATCTAGTTAGGCCATGATCATGCTTTACTTGGTCAGTTTTGATGTGTTGTGATATTATGGTCTGCATCCAACTGAACACCTCACTGTTCCCTGCTGCAGCCTGATGGCCAGACGAACGGCGACAAGACCATCGGAGGTGGTGATGACGCCTTCAACACCTTCTTCAGCGAGACCGGAGCCGGCAAGTACGTGCCCCGTGCGGTCTTCGTCGATCTTGAGCCCACCGTGATTGACGAGGTCCGCACCAGCGCCTACCGCCAGCTCTTCCACCCCGAGCAGCTCATCAGCGGCAAGGAGGACGCCGCCAACAACTTCGCCCGTGGTCACTACACAAGTAATTAATTCCCCCAAAACCTCACTGCTTCATTACAATCAGCACTGATCTCTCAACCATGTTTGATTTGCTCATCGTGCCTTGTTTGCTCTTGTCCCCTGCAGTTGGCAAGGAGATTGTGGATCTCTGCCTCGACCGCATCCGCAAGCTGGCCGACAACTGCACTGGCCTGCAGGGCTTCCTGGTCTTCAACGCCGTTGGTGGTGGAACCGGGTCTGGGCTTGGGTCGCTCCTCCTTGAGCGCCTGTCCGTGGACTATGGAAAGAAGTCCAAGCTCGGGTTCACCGTGTACCCATCCCCTCAGGTGTCGACCTCTGTGGTCGAGCCCTACAACAGTGTGCTGTCCACCCACTCCCTGCTGGAGCACACCGATGTCTCCATCCTGCTCGACAACGAGGCCATCTACGACATCTGCAGGCGCTCCCTGGACATCGAGAGGCCCACCTACACCAACCTGAACCGCCTCGTCTCTCAGGTACTGATCACCTGACATTGTCAAAGTCTTTCATCTGGATCGAAGCATTTCATTGCTGTGCCTGTATTAGTACTGTTGTGCAATGTGTGATGTGAAGCTGAGACTTGGAACTTGTGCTGTTTGTCTGTGTGTAGGTGATCTCATCCCTGACCACCTCCCTGAGGTTCGACGGTGCCCTGAACGTGGATGTGACTGAGTTCCAGACCAACCTGGTCCCATACCCGAGGATCCACTTCATGCTCTCGTCCTATGCGCCGGTCATCTCGGCCGAGAAGGCGTACCACGAGCAGCTGTCGGTGTCTGAGATCACCAACAGCGCGTTCGAGCCGTCGTCCATGATGGCCAAGTGCGACCCGCGCCACGGCAAGTACATGGCGTGCTGCCTCATGTACCGGGGCGACGTGGTGCCCAAGGACGTGAACGCGGCGGTGGCCACCATCAAGACCAAGCGCACCATCCAGTTCGTGGACTGGTGCCCCACGGGGTTCAAGTGCGGCATCAACTACCAGCCGCCCACCGTGGTGCCTGGCGGCGACCTGGCCAAGGTGCAGAGGGCCGTCTGCATGATCTCCAACTCCACCAGCGTCGTCGAGGTCTTCTCCCGCATCGACCACAAGTTCGACCTCATGTACGCCAAGCGCGCCTTCGTGCACTGGTATGTGGGCGAGGGCATGGAGGAGGGCGAGTTCTCCGAGGCCCGTGAGGACCTGGCTGCCCTGGAGAAGGACTACGAGGAGGTCGGCGCTGAGGGTGGCGACGATGAGGatggcgaggaggacgacgactactGATCTGCTCGTTCGCTCGACGGAGGATCCGTCTCCTCTGCCGCCTATCTTTAACTACATGTTGCCGTGCTGTCCTGTTTTGGAAACTTGTGTTGGGTTGTTAAGCCGTCGGTGCTTTCTTTGTCGCTGTTGAACTGCATCATTAGTACTTCGTGGAACAAGTATCTCGCTTAATTTGTTCTGTCCTGCCCGGTCCTGTCTTTGCTCTTGGTGATCGGATCATATTTAGTAGCTGAATTTGATTAGCCCGGACGGTGGTCGAGATTCTCCCCGCGCGAACGGACCACCGGcggtgattatgttgatgggtgTGGACTGCAGTCGGGGCAAGTTGCAAGCAATCCGTTGGGGTGGATGGACGCGTTCGTTAGTCCTGATTCTTCTTCTCTTTCTCGTCCTGTTTCCATCCATCGGAGAAGGGGCCAAGTTCTAGTCGGATTAGTAGTTTAGGGCCCTTCAGAAGCAATTATGCAGACCAATCTCGACAGGGAAAATAATACCCAGACGAGCATTGCCCCAAAGAATCACTCGTAAGATCATCCATCCAAAGGTGCAGAAGCCCCGTTGGATTCTTCATTCATCATGGAGCTAAATAATGTTGATTCACCCGTTCAAGTAAGAATAAATGTACGGTGTAAATCCTCTCTGTTTGGAACTTCTGAATTTATTTATTCATCAGTACTGAATGAGTCTGCCTTGTTTATGCAGCAACCAGAGGAGGAAGACAGACTCAGCGCGCTGACTGATGATATTTTGCTGTCTATCATAACCAGAATCGACCTAATTACAGCTGCAAGGACAAGTGTGCTCTCAACACGATGGAGACTTCTCCCTTGGTTGCTGCCTGAGCTCAACATTGATGTCAAGGATTTCCTGCCTGTTCCTCACCCGGACCCAATCGATGCAAATGACATGCATGACGCGATGGTGACCCTAACCAAAGCAGTCAGGAGCTTCTTTGATAAGCCTCGGAGAGAATCAACCCTCACAAACCTGCAGCTCAAGATCTACTCGATCAACACCTTCTCAAGCGACATCGGCCCGCTAGTGTGCGGCGCGATTGACAGCGGCTTACTGAAAGATTTGGACCTTGCGATCCTCGATGAGACGAAGCCGCGCGACTGTGATGATCCTCATATGCTACGGCTTGCCAACGACACGGATCATTTCTTCAATGCCTACCCTAGTGTGTTCCATTGCCTCACAAGGCTTTCTCTCCACaatgtgtgcttttacaagttgGACATGCACCATCTCCTGTTTGACCGTTGCACACAATTGAAGTATCTAAGACTCTTTCATTGTGACGCTGGTCGTGGCTTTCTGTCGAAGATAGATGCACCAAACTCAGAACTCCGTGTTCTGGACCTCGACACGTGTTGCTTTGGGAGGCTTGAGCTGGTCTGCCTTCCGAAACTGGAGAAACTTCATTGGGATACTTGGGAATCTGAAGACGCGCCCTTGTCTTTTGATTCTGTTCCCTCTCTCCGCGAATTACACCTTGCAAATGGGCCCGAACTTCATCAGAATGTGATTAAATTAAATGAACTTCTACGTGGCACCATGGGCATACATACTCTAACACTGGATTTTATGGGAGAAAATGTAAGTGCTAGTTGAAGTTTTCTATTCGCCATGTTTTCACAGTTATCCTAGTGACATCGTAGATCTGTTTCTTTGTATAGGTAATGACATGGCTGTGTTTGGTAATTCCCAttctgcatgtgtgtgtgtgtgtttgagtttTCTGTACGAGTAATTTCGTGGAACTACAAACCTATCGGGCAGAAACTATTATGAAAACAAAACCTTTGGTATAAGCTTTTGGACAACTACGCATAGGTTGGCAAATGCGTAGAAAGCTACATTTTAATGAAACCCTGCCCTCGGACAATTATTGTATTTTATTTTGGTACATTCACAATTGAAGTGTGACTTTTTTTTTGAATAAAAAGGCAGATCATTTTCTACCTTATGCATTCAAAACGAGTAGGGTACCCGAATGACCAGAGTCATTTACATGAAAGTGATGTTAACGCCGCACACTTTGTGCAGCAGGCCATCACCAAAGTGTGACTTTTTCAAAAAAGAATGTGTCCCAATTGATTCAATCATTTCTTAGAATGGAGCTCTCTCACCAAGTACATTTTGCCAACATGTCAGTGATTTTgtacttctgtgacatattttttAACTATGTAGATTTGCGTTTGCGCATCCTATGAAATTTAATCCAAATTTATTTATCTTTGGCCAGCTTTGGATGCAACCTGAAATGAAGGAACTCAGCTCTGCATTCAGCAAGCTAAGGATGCTGTCCATACTAGGTATCTTTATTGAATTCGACCTTATATGGACGACAGCCCTTCTTGAGGCAGCCCCCTCTGTTGAAATATTACAAATTCAGGTGAGTTGTGCCGTTCTGACTTAAGAACGTTTTACCAGCTTCAGTAATGAATATGTTTTTCCCATTTTAAAATACTTTTATGATCTTCGGAATCTCATATTCAACTTGTATGTTATGCTGTTTTTTCTTGCATTCTGTACATTGAACTGCCGCTGAACCTGAAAATTTAAACTACAAGCCTATATCGATATAACTATTCCTAATGCAAATGCAGGTATATGACCATTTATGCGATATCGATGGCCAGGTCAGACTGCGGTCCTTCCCTGAAAGAAGGAGCCCTCAGTGGGAGATGGACTGCCGCGGCTCCAAGAACCTTCTACTGAGAGAGCTCCAAATTATTTGGTTTAAGCCGCTAAAGCAGCAGCTGGCATTCACAAGGGCTATGCTGGAGCGAGCACCCAATTTgcagaaaataattttgagagatgaGTCATGTGAGGCATGTGATGACCTTGGGCAGCCGCCGCCTTGTTCTTGTGCAGAGCGTCTTTTTCCAGAGAGCAAGGATGAGCAGGAAAGGGTGGTCAGGCGAATTACAGATGGTGCGATCTTCTCAGGCCAAGTAATTTTTGAGGATCGTAAGAAGCTGTAGATAGATACCTGCTTTCTGATGGCTTGCTATATTCAGAGGCAAATTGTTGCCATGTTTAAGAAGTTGTCGAAAAAAATGAATGCTCACTGTAGTTGCAGATGGCTTGTTAATTTGTGTTGAACGATTATTAATAAAATGCAAGCCAATCCTCTGCTATTTTTATCTCTCTTGATAATCTGTGCCCTGTAAGGTGTCTCCTTAGAGACAGCATCATACTGGACTTTCTTAACTCAATGATACTTCTAACAATAGGTTCTGCCAGCGCGTTTAAACTTGTTGTATCAACGTGGTGGTTGCTTTATAAGTATTATTTATAAAGCGAGAAGTGAGCTTGTTTCATTATTAAATGGACTCCGCCATATTTTGGATTCACACATTGTCCTGACATTTGTCCAGAACTCCAGATGATCTTCAGAAGATGGCTGCAGCAACTGATAAAAGGAGCAAGTCTAGTTGATTTCGATGCTTTTATGTACCTATAATCACCTTTCGTACTTCATTCTTGTACCAGTTGTCATCACGGCTGATCCTCGCAGAGATAATGTCGAGCAACTTCGTGACTATGCTCTATGGCACGTTCTCCATGCACTTTACATCGCTTGATGATCTCTACAGTTCATTCTGACATTCGTAGTTTTCCATCCCTTGAAGTTTATTGTATCTGTCCTAGATAGTGCTGGAGGCCTGGAGTCACAACATGCTTTGAACAATCTCAAGTGCTCTTGGTTGGCCTCACATTTCGAACTTGATTGAGCAAGGACAAGAAGTGTCACACTGAAGGTAAGAGCAGGTTACCATGTTTGTGTTTGCTTTTATGTCAGTACAACTTCTATTGACAGGTTGTTGATTTTCTTGCTGTCTCGAGTCAAACTGGCCTAGTCTGTTTATTTGGAACTTGTTTCAGCTGCTGATGGGGAAATTTAGAACACCGGCATTCTGAACTTGTTGCAGCTTATGATGGAGCAAAGCTAAGATTGAGAACATTGATGTATTAGCTCTCATCCTTTTTAGTGGCTAACTGCCACCTACacaaatacttcctccgtcccaaaatataagaacatttttcatACTAAGTAAGTAAAAGAATTTCAGCATTTGTTTTTTCAAGCGCTTCCATTATCCATGTGATGTGTTGAGCTGGGCCACGACTGAGTAGTGCCTGCCCCTGCCCAACTTCACATAAACTTGTTTTCCCTTTTGTAAATGTGTAAGTAATGTTGAAGAACAGATATCTGTGTCATTTGCATTGCACgtagatctggagtagtacatagtTATACCTTTTACACGTGCATGCTTAGGAATAATGACGAGGATCAAAGCCATTAAATAAGATGTACAATGCTGTATCGTGAATGTATGATCAGCGTCAGAGGATTCTATCATCTCCTTGATTTCCTGACTATGTCTGTTATGAATTTCTCATGTAATATCATTTTCTCTGACCAGTCTTCTAGAGGTGGAGAATTGAGTAAGTGCTCTAAAGAAAGAACCATCGGTACCCACTGCAGCCATTGGCGGGCCATTCAAGCTCGAAAACTTACGACCGGAAAGGACTTCTCCGTGGACGTTTGAGGGATAATATTGGATGGCAAAAAGTGTCTGAACTCTCGCAAAGGACATATACGGTCGATTTGAGGGTCTGTGTCAGAGATGCCCTGACAACCAtatcatcatactccctccgttccaaaataagtgcctTGAGCTTAGtataaatttgtactagagctagtacaaagttgagacacttattttgggacggagggagtatatgttactTCCACCGTGGATGGATTTAGCAAAACTTATTTatctaaaaaatctaaaatttGTAAAATTAAAGTATGTGTGCCCCGTTATAACACGCGAGCACTTAtctagtaagagcatctccaacgttgTGCATCAAAAAGGACACATCAAACGTCCATCGACATGTTCGGACGTCTCCACAAACAGTAGATAGGGGACGGCCATCCGACCCGATGCACCAAATGTTTGCCCCATTTTCTTAAAAAAGAAATAGACCAACACATAGATCAACACTGATGCTTGTGAAACGAAGAATGCACATGTTGGCAAAATATTGTGCCCTTTTGCTTCATGCCTACAAACCCCATACTTGTGGCCAACCACGCGCTGCACAACAATGCATCCTTCTCTCACTGAGTACTCCCCCACCCCCTCAATCATGCTTGCTTCATGTTAAGaagaaaaaagtcaaaaaaataatCTCAATGACATTTGACTGAACACTTACCGACGTGGTGTCCATCATGGATGGCGTCAACAGGAGGCAGACGATACTTGGGTTGCGGACGGATCAGGGTGTAACGGGGGAGGGCTCCGAAGGGGGAGTTTGGATGGGCTGGGTGTGTCGAAGTCCAATGTGGCAGGCGTCTGGACTCTCTCAAACCTCCCACAAGTTTGTTTCCAGTTTGAAAAAATTCAAATGTACGAACTGGTTTGAAGACGTTTGATGCACCGCGGTGCATGACAAAAAGCGTCCAGATCATGTTGTCGGCGTATTCAGGAGCGTTTTGATGCACTGTGGTTCATGGCAAAAGTGTCCTGACCAACTAAACGTTCCTGCATCGGATCCACACACACAACTCACGAAACAAGCAAGTTTAAACATCGTGCTCATGTATGTGAGCGATTTTGATTATAGTGTGTTAAAAAAAAGTTAAAACACAACAACGCGGGCAGTGGATCTGTGGCCGCAAAAGAAACCATGATCTATACTACATCACCATCCGTTCCGCCCCAAGCCAACGAAGGAGCTGACGCCGACGAGACGCTGTTGTCCGCACAAGTTTCCATCGTCGACATCTGGTTCCGGTGCATTCTCTCTCGCCCTTGTCATTTCGCTTCCCAACTTGAAAGTTTtgcctgcacacacacacacgagaTAGCCGTCGGTTCTTGGCTTCTTGCGTGCCGCCGTTGATCGCCATGGCGCGGCGGCGGGTCCGGACGTGGGCTGCAGCCGTCGCCACGGGTgtgctcgtcgtcgtcgtcgctactgcttctgctgcggcggcggcgggggccgaGGAGAAGCTGATGGTGGAAATGACCCTCGTCCCGGGCGCCGCGTCGACGGGAGCAGGCAAGTCCACGTCCCCTTGAACATATCCTCTTTTCTCCTCCAGCCGGCGGCATATTGTCTATGATGTGCAGTTGCATTACGGAGTACCAATGGTGGCGTGGCGTCTGTGTTCCACTGCAGTGTGCCTCGACGGGAGCCCGCCGGCGTACCACCTCCACCAGGgctccggcgccggcgctcgcgGCTGGCTGCTCCAGTTCGAGGGCGGCGGTTGGTGCAACGACGCGCGGTCGTGCGCCCAGAGAGCCCGCACTTCACTAGGTTCCAGCAGCCTCATGAACAAGCTCGACACGTTCTCCGGATTGCTCAGCAACGATCCCGCCATGAACCCTGGTACCTCAACAGCTCAATCCCTGAATTGTTTTTCATTCAGCAACAAAGAAAACGAACACACACTTCAGAGTTCTTCAGTTACATGCGTGCACCAAACGGTCACAATAATCCGGTAGGTAGCACTACCAACAACCAAGCTAGCTAGGTCCATGGTGAATTCAAGCTAACGGTCCTGCAAGGATTGATTATTAGCCCACATCTGCATCAGTTTTTTCAGGCCACTTACAAGGCCCAAAAATTAAAAGCTCATCAAGTCTCGTCAATATTAGAATTTTTTTGATACGGCCTTGGCCAACAATTCGAGCAGATTTTTACAATTGGAATCGAGTGAAAATGCGATACTGCGATGGCGGCTCCTTCACAGGCAATTCAGAGTTCAGAAATGGTGTAAGTATGCTACCattgtttcttgttgctgcatGGGTTCAACAGAAGTTTGCTGCTCAGTGCTTGCCTCTACATATGCAGTCTTCAGTCATCTACATGAGAGGCCAGAGGATATGGGATGCAATCATCACAGATCTCTTCCAGAAAGGCCTTGCGAAAGCCGAAAAGGTCCACCAGATCTCATCACTGATAACCTCTATATATACTTTCTGCATATTAGTTTTACTCCTCTCTGGCTAGACAACAATTAAGCCGGCCATGGTTTTGAGCAAGTTCTGAATCCTTCAGGTGCTGCTCTCAGGCTGCTCAGCAGGAGGTCTAGCTACATTCTTCCACTGCGACGACCTCGAGGAGCGTCTCCGAGGCACTGCCATGGTGAAATGCATGAGCGATGCAGGGTTTTTCCTTGATGTGTAAGTTGGAGCAaatcaagaaagaaaaaaaaatacttcTGGGATGTCAACTCTTTTTGTCAAATGTGTTGAAAGGGTTTGGTGTCATTTTGCAGGGACGATATTTCCGGCCGCAACACCGTCAGGTCTTTCTTCAACGGGGTAGTCGATTTCCAGGTCTTTTTTCACTAGCAAAATCCCTCTTCCGGTCTTCCCACGGTAAACTGGGAATATCTCTATGATGCCTTGGACCTTCTTGTTTTGAAATACTTCTTGCAATTTTTCAACTTTCATCTAGGGGGTTCAGAAGAATTTGAACAAAAACTGTTCGGATTCAACAGTAAAATCTTATCAGGTGAAGACTCTTTGGATTCCTATACTCTTCCTTGCTAGTAGATCCTTGCTAGTAGAACCAAACCGCATTTTTACACAGCGCTTGTGCTAAACCATGCATAACTTTCCCACCCTTTGTGTGCAGTGCTTCTTCCCGCAATATGCGCTTCGGAGCATCAGAGCCCCCTATTTCATCTTGAATTCAGCTTACGACGTATATCAGGTAAAACAAGACATGATACTACCGTATAATTTTTTTCAGCATCCGATCACTGGTAACTACACATGCTTAACATTTTTTGGACAGTTTTTCCAAAATTTTGTGCCCCGTTCGTCTGATCCTAGAGGTCAATGGAGTCGCTGTAAAGCGGCCCTTAGTGCATGCAGCTCATCCCAAATTGCAACTCTCCAAGGTTACACTTTTGTGCTTTATACGGATCTGGAGTGAAGTCTGTTTTAAACCCTGATTTCATAGAGTGTGACATTAATGAACTCTCACGTCTAAATCCCTGAAATTTGCACCCTATACTTCTTAATCCCAGTCAATCTAAACCCTAGACTGATCCTATACTTGTCTGGAAGGACAATCCTGATCGGGATCGGTTGTTTCTCTCACGTACTACACGGGCCTACATGTCATATTTTATCTTCTTCCTCAATCTCCCCTACTCTCTCCTAAGCGTCCATCTTCTTCCTGGAATAGCAAGTATGGCGAGCACGGCCACGAGGTCAGCGCGTGGAGCTGCGCATTTAGGACGCCGGAACCCGATCTCGACGGCGCCCTGGAGACCTTTCATTTGGCGGACCGTCAGTTTTTCCAGAGATCCTTGACCTGCGGCTTCACCTCCGCGCGAGCGCGAGGAAAACAACAGATGCCGTCACCTCCCCGCTCGTGGTTGCTGATGCGTCATTCCTTTGTCTGCGTCGGTTGCACGCGGCCTCCCCTCCGTCCGCCTCGCCGCCCCTGCGGCAGGGTTGGGCACGGCGTGCGGCTCTCGGCCAACGCGCCCAGAACGAGCAAAGGTACGTCTGCACGGCCGCACGCGAGTCAGTCGACCCAAATCATGATGCGCGCATCAGGGTCGTCCTCGAGTACGCTGGGTGCGTTGGCCTCACCGTCGACTTGGACGAGCTGGATTTGCTAGTATGTTGCGGCTGTCCGCGCACACTACATCTCGGGTGCATGCGTTGCTTGTTTGTTTCCAGCAAAGAATCGATCAAGGCAGGGGGCGGCCTACGTGAGAGATTAGAAGATAGAAGGTGAAGAAGAAAGACAGAGAGATTAGAAGATAGAAGGTGAAGACATATGGACCCGGGTGGTCAGTGACTGTGGTGAGTGATCTCGGCCGGGATAATTATTTTCCCGGTGCGCCAAACGGATTCAAGGTT
It encodes:
- the LOC119300122 gene encoding uncharacterized protein LOC119300122, with translation MELSHQLWMQPEMKELSSAFSKLRMLSILGIFIEFDLIWTTALLEAAPSVEILQIQVYDHLCDIDGQVRLRSFPERRSPQWEMDCRGSKNLLLRELQIIWFKPLKQQLAFTRAMLERAPNLQKIILRDESCEACDDLGQPPPCSCAERLFPESKDEQERVVRRITDGAIFSGQVIFEDRKKL
- the LOC119303318 gene encoding pectin acetylesterase 9-like isoform X2; translated protein: MARRRVRTWAAAVATGVLVVVVATASAAAAAGAEEKLMVEMTLVPGAASTGAVCLDGSPPAYHLHQGSGAGARGWLLQFEGGGWCNDARSCAQRARTSLGSSSLMNKLDTFSGLLSNDPAMNPDFYNWNRVKMRYCDGGSFTGNSEFRNGSSVIYMRGQRIWDAIITDLFQKGLAKAEKVLLSGCSAGGLATFFHCDDLEERLRGTAMVKCMSDAGFFLDVDDISGRNTVRSFFNGVVDFQGVQKNLNKNCSDSTVKSYQCFFPQYALRSIRAPYFILNSAYDVYQA
- the LOC119303317 gene encoding F-box/FBD/LRR-repeat protein At5g56420-like isoform X1 — its product is MELNNVDSPVQVRINQPEEEDRLSALTDDILLSIITRIDLITAARTSVLSTRWRLLPWLLPELNIDVKDFLPVPHPDPIDANDMHDAMVTLTKAVRSFFDKPRRESTLTNLQLKIYSINTFSSDIGPLVCGAIDSGLLKDLDLAILDETKPRDCDDPHMLRLANDTDHFFNAYPSVFHCLTRLSLHNVCFYKLDMHHLLFDRCTQLKYLRLFHCDAGRGFLSKIDAPNSELRVLDLDTCCFGRLELVCLPKLEKLHWDTWESEDAPLSFDSVPSLRELHLANGPELHQNVIKLNELLRGTMGIHTLTLDFMGENVSAS
- the LOC119303318 gene encoding pectin acetylesterase 9-like isoform X1, whose translation is MARRRVRTWAAAVATGVLVVVVATASAAAAAGAEEKLMVEMTLVPGAASTGAVCLDGSPPAYHLHQGSGAGARGWLLQFEGGGWCNDARSCAQRARTSLGSSSLMNKLDTFSGLLSNDPAMNPDFYNWNRVKMRYCDGGSFTGNSEFRNGSSVIYMRGQRIWDAIITDLFQKGLAKAEKVLLSGCSAGGLATFFHCDDLEERLRGTAMVKCMSDAGFFLDVDDISGRNTVRSFFNGVVDFQGVQKNLNKNCSDSTVKSYQCFFPQYALRSIRAPYFILNSAYDVYQFFQNFVPRSSDPRGQWSRCKAALSACSSSQIATLQGLRSAMLMALKPFEGESKVGMFINSCFSHCQSESQDTWFAPNSPRLHDKTIAKLVGDWFFERGAAQEVDCPYPCDSTCHNIIPF
- the LOC119303317 gene encoding F-box/FBD/LRR-repeat protein At5g56420-like isoform X2; translation: MELNNVDSPVQQPEEEDRLSALTDDILLSIITRIDLITAARTSVLSTRWRLLPWLLPELNIDVKDFLPVPHPDPIDANDMHDAMVTLTKAVRSFFDKPRRESTLTNLQLKIYSINTFSSDIGPLVCGAIDSGLLKDLDLAILDETKPRDCDDPHMLRLANDTDHFFNAYPSVFHCLTRLSLHNVCFYKLDMHHLLFDRCTQLKYLRLFHCDAGRGFLSKIDAPNSELRVLDLDTCCFGRLELVCLPKLEKLHWDTWESEDAPLSFDSVPSLRELHLANGPELHQNVIKLNELLRGTMGIHTLTLDFMGENVSAS
- the LOC119303316 gene encoding tubulin alpha-2 chain-like; protein product: MRECISIHIGQAGIQVGNACWELYCLEHGIQPDGQTNGDKTIGGGDDAFNTFFSETGAGKYVPRAVFVDLEPTVIDEVRTSAYRQLFHPEQLISGKEDAANNFARGHYTIGKEIVDLCLDRIRKLADNCTGLQGFLVFNAVGGGTGSGLGSLLLERLSVDYGKKSKLGFTVYPSPQVSTSVVEPYNSVLSTHSLLEHTDVSILLDNEAIYDICRRSLDIERPTYTNLNRLVSQVISSLTTSLRFDGALNVDVTEFQTNLVPYPRIHFMLSSYAPVISAEKAYHEQLSVSEITNSAFEPSSMMAKCDPRHGKYMACCLMYRGDVVPKDVNAAVATIKTKRTIQFVDWCPTGFKCGINYQPPTVVPGGDLAKVQRAVCMISNSTSVVEVFSRIDHKFDLMYAKRAFVHWYVGEGMEEGEFSEAREDLAALEKDYEEVGAEGGDDEDGEEDDDY